The following proteins come from a genomic window of Sphingobium cloacae:
- a CDS encoding class I SAM-dependent methyltransferase, which translates to MDSVYRRQRHIYDFSRKYYLLGRDGLIADLAPPKGGAVLEIGCGTGRNLIAVGKAWPHTRLYGVDISEAMLQTAQASIHRAGMAERAALARGDACAFDAEALFGRATFERVFISYALSMIPDWRGALAHAARHVAPGGRLEIVDFGQQEGWPALWRRGLFGWLGRFHVSPRADLPGAIRALAGEMGGFPHSRALYRGYAVRGGLIRV; encoded by the coding sequence ATGGACAGCGTCTATCGGCGGCAGCGGCATATCTACGATTTCAGCCGCAAATATTATCTGCTGGGGCGCGATGGCCTGATCGCCGATCTTGCCCCTCCCAAAGGCGGCGCGGTGCTGGAAATCGGCTGCGGCACGGGGCGCAACCTGATCGCGGTGGGAAAGGCCTGGCCCCACACGCGGCTGTATGGCGTCGATATTTCGGAGGCGATGCTGCAAACGGCGCAAGCGTCGATCCATCGGGCGGGCATGGCGGAGCGCGCCGCGCTGGCGCGGGGCGACGCCTGCGCCTTCGACGCGGAAGCGTTGTTCGGCCGCGCCACGTTCGAGCGGGTGTTCATCAGCTATGCGTTGTCGATGATCCCCGACTGGCGGGGGGCGCTCGCCCATGCGGCGCGCCATGTCGCGCCGGGCGGGCGGCTGGAGATCGTCGATTTCGGGCAGCAGGAAGGATGGCCGGCGCTCTGGCGGCGCGGGCTTTTCGGGTGGCTGGGACGTTTCCACGTGTCGCCGCGCGCGGACCTGCCGGGCGCGATCAGGGCGCTGGCGGGGGAGATGGGCGGTTTCCCGCACAGCCGCGCGCTCTATCGCGGTTATGCGGTGCGCGGAGGATTGATCCGGGTCTGA
- the murI gene encoding glutamate racemase produces the protein MKIAPTAPLLFFDSGVGGLSILGPARTLLPTAPVIYAADSAGFPYGTKSEAEIAARVPALLGRLVERYRPRLAVIACNTASTIALPAVRAALDIPVVGTVPAIKPAALLSKSRVFGVLGTDATVRQPYVDRLAAEFGSDCLVLRHGSAALVQLAETKLRGGPIDPAIARDALAGLLDQPGGERMDVVVLACTHFPLVEAELSAAAPRPLRFVHGGEGIARRIAYLTQGQPWPAAPPPGAAVFTRVDDDVRALHDALAGYGLDRIDAL, from the coding sequence ATGAAGATCGCACCCACCGCTCCCCTGCTTTTCTTCGATTCCGGCGTCGGCGGGCTGTCCATCCTCGGCCCGGCCCGGACTCTTCTTCCGACCGCGCCGGTCATCTACGCCGCCGACAGCGCGGGCTTCCCCTATGGGACGAAGAGCGAGGCGGAGATCGCCGCGCGCGTCCCTGCCCTGCTGGGGCGGCTGGTGGAACGCTACCGCCCGCGCCTGGCGGTGATCGCCTGCAACACGGCCTCCACCATCGCCCTGCCCGCCGTGCGCGCCGCGCTGGACATTCCCGTCGTCGGCACCGTCCCCGCGATCAAGCCCGCCGCGCTGCTCTCGAAAAGCCGGGTGTTCGGCGTGCTCGGCACCGATGCGACCGTCCGCCAGCCTTATGTCGACCGGCTGGCCGCCGAATTCGGCAGCGATTGCCTGGTGCTGCGCCACGGCAGCGCCGCGCTGGTGCAACTGGCCGAAACGAAATTGCGGGGCGGGCCGATCGACCCCGCGATCGCCCGCGATGCGCTGGCCGGATTGCTCGACCAGCCGGGCGGCGAGCGGATGGACGTGGTGGTGCTGGCCTGCACGCATTTCCCCCTGGTCGAAGCGGAACTGAGCGCCGCCGCGCCCCGCCCGCTGCGCTTCGTGCACGGCGGCGAAGGCATCGCCCGGCGCATCGCCTATCTGACGCAGGGACAGCCCTGGCCCGCCGCTCCCCCGCCCGGCGCGGCGGTGTTCACGCGGGTCGACGACGACGTGCGCGCCCTTCATGATGCGCTCGCCGGCTATGGCCTGGATCGGATCGATGCCCTCTAG
- a CDS encoding saccharopine dehydrogenase family protein — MSKVLVIGAGGVGSVAVHKMAMNPDIFSHITLASRRIVSCEKVAESVKARTGVAIDVAQVDADNVDETIALIEKVQPKLVVNLALPYQDLAIMDACLATKVDYLDTANYEPRDTAKFEYSWQWAYHERFKEAGIMALLGSGFDPGVTSVFASYIKKHLLDRIDTLDILDCNGGDHGQHFATNFNPEINIREVTAPSRHWEGGKWVEGPALKHKQLFDFDQVGEKNMYLMYHEELESLARFYPEIKRIRFWMTFGDAYLKHLEVLQNVGMTRIDPVIYNGQEIIPLQFLKAVLPEPSSLGSTTKGKTNIGDIATGEKDGKAKTVYVYNVCDHEDAYAETGNQAVSYTTGVPAMIGAAMMLTGAWRGADGEGGVFNIEQFDPDPFMDMLNKHGLPWQVKELDAPLDF; from the coding sequence TTGAGCAAGGTTCTGGTCATCGGCGCGGGCGGCGTCGGGTCTGTCGCGGTTCACAAGATGGCGATGAACCCGGATATTTTCAGCCACATCACGCTCGCCAGCCGCCGCATCGTGTCTTGCGAGAAGGTCGCCGAATCGGTGAAGGCGCGCACCGGCGTCGCCATCGACGTGGCGCAGGTCGACGCCGATAATGTCGACGAAACCATCGCCCTCATCGAAAAGGTCCAGCCGAAACTGGTCGTGAACCTCGCTCTGCCCTATCAGGATCTGGCGATCATGGACGCCTGCCTCGCGACCAAGGTGGATTATCTCGACACCGCCAATTACGAGCCGCGCGACACCGCGAAATTCGAATATAGCTGGCAATGGGCCTATCACGAACGCTTCAAGGAAGCGGGTATCATGGCGCTGCTGGGTTCAGGCTTCGACCCCGGCGTCACCAGCGTCTTCGCCAGCTACATCAAGAAGCATCTGCTCGACCGGATCGACACGCTCGACATTCTCGACTGCAATGGCGGCGACCATGGCCAGCATTTCGCCACCAACTTCAACCCGGAAATCAACATCCGCGAAGTCACCGCGCCCTCCCGCCATTGGGAAGGCGGCAAATGGGTCGAAGGCCCCGCGCTCAAGCACAAGCAGCTGTTCGACTTCGACCAGGTGGGTGAGAAGAACATGTACCTCATGTATCATGAGGAACTGGAATCGCTCGCCAGATTCTACCCGGAAATCAAGCGCATCCGTTTCTGGATGACTTTCGGCGACGCCTATCTCAAGCATCTGGAAGTCCTCCAGAATGTCGGCATGACCCGCATCGACCCGGTGATCTACAACGGGCAGGAAATCATCCCGCTCCAGTTCCTGAAGGCCGTGCTGCCCGAACCCTCCAGCCTCGGCTCGACGACCAAGGGCAAGACCAACATCGGCGACATCGCCACCGGTGAGAAGGACGGGAAGGCGAAGACCGTCTACGTCTACAATGTCTGCGACCATGAGGACGCCTATGCCGAAACCGGCAATCAGGCAGTCAGCTACACCACCGGCGTCCCCGCGATGATCGGCGCGGCGATGATGCTGACGGGCGCATGGCGCGGCGCCGATGGAGAGGGGGGCGTGTTCAACATCGAACAGTTCGATCCCGATCCCTTCATGGACATGCTGAACAAACACGGCCTGCCCTGGCAGGTGAAGGAACTGGACGCGCCGCTGGACTTTTAA
- a CDS encoding DUF3419 family protein, translating into MTISAHQRVRKAVHRHRHLSKQGFLERAFTFAFRGLVYAQIWEDPEVDMEALEIAPDSHVVTIASGGCNVLSYLTANPAKITAVDLNTAHIALNRLKLTAAKALPDHASFHRFFARADSKDNIAAYRRFVAPHLDEATRRYWEGRDLIGRRRIGGFSRGIYRHGLLGRFIGAAHWLARLHGVDPRRMLEAQSRDEQRAIFERELSPIFDSAFTRWLTSQPASLFGLGIPPAQFEALAGEERMNEVLKARLEKLACDFDLKDNYFAVQAFGRGYAGGEGPLPPYLQAANHEAVVERVGRVDVRHVNFTDFLASQPAASADRYVLLDAQDWMSDAQLNALWAQITRTARPGARVLFRTAGEATILPGRVSQAVLSRWSYSAEASQGYTARDRSAIYGGVHLYRLKGEEA; encoded by the coding sequence ATGACCATATCGGCGCATCAAAGGGTGAGGAAGGCCGTGCACAGGCACCGCCATCTGTCGAAGCAGGGATTCCTGGAGCGCGCCTTCACCTTCGCCTTTCGCGGACTCGTCTACGCGCAGATCTGGGAGGATCCGGAGGTCGACATGGAGGCGCTGGAGATCGCGCCGGACAGCCATGTCGTCACCATCGCTTCGGGCGGCTGCAACGTGCTCAGCTACCTGACGGCCAATCCGGCGAAGATCACGGCGGTGGACCTCAACACCGCGCATATCGCGCTCAATCGGCTGAAGCTGACGGCCGCGAAGGCCCTGCCGGATCATGCCAGCTTCCATCGCTTTTTCGCGCGCGCGGACAGCAAGGACAACATCGCCGCCTATCGCCGGTTCGTCGCGCCGCATCTGGATGAGGCGACGCGGCGCTATTGGGAAGGCCGCGACCTTATCGGGCGGCGGCGGATCGGCGGCTTTTCGCGCGGCATATACCGGCATGGGCTGCTGGGCCGGTTCATCGGCGCGGCGCATTGGCTGGCGCGGCTGCATGGCGTCGATCCCCGGCGGATGCTGGAAGCGCAATCGCGCGACGAGCAGCGGGCGATATTCGAGCGGGAGCTTTCGCCCATTTTCGACAGCGCCTTCACCCGCTGGCTGACGAGCCAGCCTGCCTCGCTCTTCGGCCTCGGCATCCCGCCCGCCCAGTTCGAGGCGCTGGCGGGCGAGGAACGGATGAACGAGGTGCTGAAGGCGCGGCTGGAAAAGCTGGCCTGCGACTTCGACCTCAAGGACAATTATTTCGCGGTGCAGGCGTTCGGGCGCGGCTATGCGGGCGGGGAGGGGCCGTTGCCCCCCTATCTCCAGGCCGCGAACCATGAAGCGGTGGTGGAGCGCGTCGGGCGGGTCGACGTGCGGCATGTCAATTTCACCGACTTCCTCGCCAGCCAGCCCGCGGCTTCGGCGGATCGTTACGTGCTGCTGGATGCGCAGGACTGGATGAGCGACGCGCAGCTGAACGCGCTCTGGGCGCAGATCACGCGGACGGCGCGGCCCGGCGCGCGCGTCCTGTTCCGCACGGCGGGCGAGGCGACCATCCTGCCGGGGCGCGTCAGCCAGGCCGTGCTTTCGCGCTGGTCCTACAGCGCCGAAGCCTCCCAAGGTTATACCGCCCGCGACCGTTCGGCCATTTACGGCGGGGTGCATCTCTATCGGTTGAAGGGGGAAGAGGCGTGA
- the hemA gene encoding 5-aminolevulinate synthase, whose amino-acid sequence MNYKHIFAQAIDRLHEEGRYRVFIDILRNKGAFPNARCFHGHNGPKPITVWCSNDYLSMGQHPKVVAAMEEALHDVGAGSGGTRNIGGNTHYHIDLEGELADLHGKEGALIFTSGYVSNEATLSTLAKLLPGCIIFSDELNHASMIAGIRNSGCEKRVFRHNDVEHLRELLAAEDPAVPKLIAFESVYSMDGDIAPIAEICDLADEFNALTYLDEVHAVGMYGARGGGISERDDVAHRLTIIEGTLGKAFGVMGGYIAADQMIIDVIRSYAPGFIFTTSLSPVLVSGVLASVRHLKQSNEEREGQQAAAAKLKQLMRDAGLPVMPSVTHIVPLMVGDPVKAKRISDILLAEYGAYVQPINYPTVPRGTERLRFTPGPTHDEAMMRDLVDALVEIWDRLELEFRKAA is encoded by the coding sequence GTGAACTACAAGCATATCTTCGCTCAGGCGATCGACCGGCTCCACGAAGAGGGCCGCTACCGGGTTTTCATCGACATCCTGCGCAACAAGGGTGCGTTCCCCAATGCGCGATGCTTCCACGGCCATAACGGCCCGAAGCCGATCACCGTCTGGTGCTCCAACGACTATCTCTCCATGGGCCAGCATCCCAAGGTCGTCGCCGCGATGGAAGAGGCGCTGCACGATGTCGGCGCGGGATCGGGCGGCACCCGCAATATCGGCGGCAACACCCATTATCATATCGACCTGGAAGGCGAACTGGCCGATCTGCACGGCAAGGAAGGCGCGCTGATCTTCACGTCCGGCTATGTGTCGAACGAAGCGACGCTCTCCACGCTGGCGAAGCTGCTGCCGGGCTGCATCATCTTCTCCGATGAGCTGAACCACGCGTCGATGATCGCGGGCATCCGCAATTCCGGCTGCGAAAAGCGCGTGTTCCGTCACAATGACGTGGAGCATCTGCGCGAATTGCTGGCGGCGGAAGATCCCGCCGTGCCCAAGCTGATCGCGTTCGAAAGCGTCTATTCGATGGACGGCGACATCGCGCCCATCGCGGAAATCTGCGATCTGGCCGATGAGTTCAACGCGCTCACCTATCTGGACGAAGTCCATGCGGTCGGCATGTACGGCGCGCGGGGCGGCGGCATTTCCGAACGGGACGACGTGGCCCACCGCCTCACCATCATCGAAGGAACGCTGGGCAAGGCGTTCGGCGTCATGGGCGGCTATATCGCCGCCGATCAGATGATCATCGACGTGATCCGCAGCTATGCGCCCGGCTTCATCTTCACCACCTCGCTCTCGCCCGTGCTGGTTTCGGGCGTGCTGGCGAGCGTGCGCCATCTCAAGCAGTCGAACGAGGAGCGCGAAGGGCAGCAGGCGGCCGCCGCGAAGCTCAAGCAGTTGATGCGCGACGCGGGCCTGCCGGTGATGCCGTCGGTCACGCATATCGTGCCGCTGATGGTCGGCGATCCTGTGAAGGCCAAGCGGATCAGCGACATCCTGCTCGCCGAATATGGCGCCTATGTGCAGCCCATCAACTATCCCACCGTACCGCGTGGGACCGAGCGCCTGCGCTTCACCCCCGGCCCGACGCATGACGAAGCCATGATGCGCGACCTGGTGGACGCGCTGGTCGAAATCTGGGACCGCCTGGAACTGGAATTCCGCAAGGCCGCCTGA
- a CDS encoding ligase-associated DNA damage response exonuclease, producing the protein MSHWIEPHPTGIHVRPANAWIDPSVPRERALVTHGHADHARGGHGHVWATRETLSIMALRYGTASGTAVGYGEPFRMGGVSIRYVPAGHVLGSAQIVLEHAGERVVVTGDYKRRPDPTCLPFEPVPCDIFVTEATFGLPVFRHPDTESEVDRLLATLHANPERCVLVGAYALGKAQRLICELRARGHHEPVYIHGALERMCDLYRSFGVEMGELRPATGLPAKAMQGAIVVAPPSALNDRWSRRLPDPITAMASGWMRVRQRARQRNVELPLVISDHADWDELTGTIREVAPTETWITHGREEALAHWCMTHQMRARALALVGREDEDEG; encoded by the coding sequence ATGTCCCATTGGATCGAGCCTCATCCGACCGGCATCCATGTGCGCCCCGCCAATGCATGGATCGATCCGTCCGTCCCGCGCGAGCGCGCCCTCGTCACCCATGGCCATGCCGATCATGCGCGCGGCGGGCACGGCCATGTCTGGGCGACGCGGGAGACGCTCTCCATCATGGCGCTGCGCTACGGCACGGCGTCGGGCACGGCCGTCGGCTATGGCGAGCCGTTCCGCATGGGCGGCGTCTCCATCCGCTACGTCCCCGCCGGGCATGTGCTGGGATCGGCGCAGATCGTCCTCGAACATGCCGGCGAGCGGGTGGTCGTGACCGGCGATTACAAGCGCCGCCCCGACCCCACCTGCCTCCCCTTCGAGCCGGTGCCCTGCGACATCTTCGTGACGGAAGCGACCTTCGGCCTCCCCGTCTTCCGCCACCCCGACACGGAAAGCGAAGTGGACCGCCTGCTCGCCACGCTCCACGCCAATCCGGAGCGATGCGTGCTGGTCGGCGCCTATGCGCTGGGCAAGGCGCAGCGGCTGATCTGCGAACTCCGGGCCCGGGGCCATCACGAGCCCGTCTATATCCACGGCGCGCTCGAACGCATGTGCGACCTCTATCGCTCCTTCGGCGTGGAGATGGGGGAACTGCGCCCCGCCACCGGCCTTCCCGCCAAGGCCATGCAGGGCGCCATCGTCGTCGCCCCGCCCTCCGCGCTCAACGACCGCTGGAGCCGCCGCCTGCCCGATCCCATCACCGCCATGGCGTCCGGCTGGATGCGCGTGCGCCAGCGCGCCCGCCAGCGCAATGTCGAACTGCCCCTCGTCATATCCGACCATGCCGACTGGGACGAACTGACCGGCACCATCCGCGAAGTCGCCCCCACCGAGACCTGGATCACCCATGGCCGGGAGGAAGCGCTGGCCCATTGGTGCATGACCCACCAGATGCGCGCCCGCGCCCTCGCCCTGGTCGGGCGCGAGGACGAGGACGAAGGATGA
- a CDS encoding GFA family protein: MAYEGSCHCGAVTFQVAADAPSEAMSCNCSHCRRKGFLLTFVPEDQFTLDSGADRLTDYQFYQHKITHRFCATCGAQPFAEGKGPDGSAMRAVNLRCVPDIDLDALTINKVDGASF; encoded by the coding sequence ATGGCCTATGAAGGAAGCTGCCATTGCGGCGCGGTGACGTTCCAGGTCGCCGCCGACGCCCCCAGCGAAGCGATGAGCTGCAACTGCTCCCATTGCCGCCGCAAGGGATTTCTCCTCACCTTCGTGCCCGAAGACCAGTTCACGCTCGACAGCGGCGCGGACCGTCTCACCGACTATCAATTCTACCAGCACAAGATCACCCATCGCTTCTGCGCCACCTGCGGCGCGCAGCCCTTCGCCGAAGGAAAAGGACCGGATGGATCGGCCATGCGCGCCGTCAACCTGCGCTGCGTGCCGGACATCGACCTCGACGCGCTCACGATCAACAAAGTCGACGGCGCGAGTTTCTGA
- a CDS encoding cisplatin damage response ATP-dependent DNA ligase: MRPFSQLLDGLVYTRSRNGKLALIADYMRRAPDPDRGWALAALTGQLDLKTVKASAIGDMIRARVDPVLFEMSRDYVGDLAETAALLWPKAEDQPAETDDGSLTLSMVVGRLHGIGRAEAPAALAAMMDHLDASGRFALLKLATGGLRVGISARLAKTGFAMAFDLDVDDVEQLWHALHPPYAPLFAWAEGHADRPDPGRTPFFRPFMLAHPLEAESVDLDDYAAEWKWDGIRIQIVGTGEETRLYSRAGDDISASFPDIARAFTGHAVLDGELLVKGEFQGGQAASFNALQQRLGRKAVSAKMMNDFPAFVRLYDILLEGEADLRPLPWTARRERLESCIASLDPERFDLSALIEAPDFETLSDIRAGARDAAIEGVMLKRRDSPYVAGRKATLWYKWKRDPLTADCVMMYAQRGHGKRSSYYSDYTFGCWTQDGELLPVGKAYSGFTDEELKWLDRFVRTNTVNRFGPVREVEKSLVLEVAFDSIHDSRRHKSGLAMRFPRIARIRRDKPASEADTIEGLKRLIQ, encoded by the coding sequence ATGAGGCCATTCTCCCAACTGCTCGACGGCCTCGTCTACACCCGTTCCCGCAACGGCAAGCTGGCCCTGATCGCCGATTATATGCGCCGCGCCCCCGATCCCGACCGGGGCTGGGCGCTGGCCGCGCTCACCGGCCAGCTCGACCTCAAGACCGTCAAGGCCTCCGCCATCGGCGACATGATCCGCGCCCGCGTCGACCCCGTCCTGTTCGAAATGAGCCGCGACTATGTAGGCGACCTCGCCGAAACCGCTGCGCTCCTCTGGCCCAAGGCGGAGGATCAGCCCGCCGAGACGGACGACGGCTCCCTCACCCTCTCCATGGTCGTCGGCCGGCTCCACGGCATCGGCCGCGCGGAAGCGCCCGCCGCGCTCGCCGCCATGATGGATCACCTCGACGCGTCCGGCCGCTTCGCCCTGCTGAAGCTCGCGACCGGCGGCCTGCGCGTCGGCATCTCCGCCCGGCTGGCGAAAACGGGCTTCGCCATGGCCTTCGATCTCGACGTGGACGATGTGGAGCAACTCTGGCACGCCTTGCATCCGCCCTATGCGCCTCTCTTCGCCTGGGCGGAGGGCCATGCCGATCGTCCCGATCCCGGTCGGACGCCCTTCTTCCGTCCCTTCATGCTGGCCCATCCGCTCGAAGCCGAGAGCGTCGACCTCGACGACTATGCGGCGGAATGGAAATGGGACGGCATCCGCATCCAGATCGTCGGCACCGGCGAGGAAACGCGCCTCTACAGCCGCGCGGGCGACGACATCAGCGCCAGCTTCCCCGACATCGCCCGCGCCTTCACCGGCCATGCGGTGCTGGACGGCGAATTGCTGGTGAAAGGCGAGTTTCAGGGGGGGCAGGCGGCCAGCTTCAACGCCCTGCAACAGCGCCTCGGCCGCAAGGCGGTATCGGCGAAGATGATGAACGACTTCCCCGCCTTCGTCCGCCTCTACGACATCTTGCTGGAGGGCGAGGCGGATTTGCGCCCCCTCCCGTGGACCGCCCGCCGCGAAAGGCTGGAAAGCTGCATCGCCAGCCTCGATCCCGAACGCTTCGACCTCTCCGCCCTCATCGAAGCCCCGGATTTCGAAACCCTCTCCGACATCCGCGCAGGCGCCCGCGACGCCGCCATCGAAGGCGTCATGCTCAAGCGCCGCGACAGCCCCTATGTCGCCGGGCGCAAGGCGACGCTCTGGTATAAATGGAAACGCGATCCGCTGACCGCCGATTGCGTGATGATGTATGCCCAGCGCGGCCATGGCAAACGCTCATCCTATTATTCGGACTACACCTTCGGCTGCTGGACGCAGGACGGCGAACTGCTGCCGGTGGGAAAAGCCTATTCCGGCTTCACCGACGAGGAACTGAAATGGCTGGACCGCTTCGTGCGGACCAACACCGTGAATCGCTTCGGCCCGGTGCGGGAAGTGGAAAAGTCGCTGGTGCTGGAAGTCGCCTTCGACAGCATCCACGACAGCAGGCGCCACAAATCCGGCCTCGCCATGCGCTTCCCCCGCATCGCCCGGATCAGGCGGGATAAGCCTGCGAGCGAGGCGGATACGATAGAGGGGTTGAAACGGCTTATCCAATAA
- the plsY gene encoding glycerol-3-phosphate 1-O-acyltransferase PlsY has product MTIPWLLPAAVLLIGYVLGSIPFGLLLTRAMGAGDLRQIGSGNIGATNVLRTGRKGLAAATLLLDLAKGAAAVLIGESLVSGGGAMAGAMAFIGHCYPVWLRFAGGKGVATMMGVVTALYWPAGIVFALVWLAALFGTRWSSVGGMGAAASAPVAMAALGRYDLLPVTLALALIVLWRHRANIARLANGMEPKIGASKG; this is encoded by the coding sequence ATGACAATTCCCTGGCTTCTTCCCGCTGCCGTCCTGCTGATCGGCTATGTCCTGGGGTCGATCCCCTTCGGCCTGCTGTTGACGAGGGCGATGGGCGCGGGCGACCTGCGGCAGATCGGATCGGGCAATATCGGCGCGACCAACGTGCTGCGGACGGGGCGCAAGGGGCTGGCGGCGGCGACGCTCCTGCTGGACCTCGCCAAGGGCGCGGCGGCGGTGCTGATCGGCGAATCGCTGGTCAGCGGCGGCGGGGCCATGGCGGGGGCGATGGCCTTCATCGGGCATTGCTATCCGGTCTGGCTGCGCTTTGCCGGGGGCAAAGGCGTGGCGACGATGATGGGCGTGGTGACGGCGCTTTACTGGCCCGCCGGCATCGTGTTCGCGCTGGTGTGGCTGGCGGCGCTGTTCGGGACGCGCTGGTCGTCGGTCGGCGGCATGGGCGCGGCGGCGAGCGCGCCGGTCGCGATGGCGGCGCTGGGGCGCTATGACCTGTTGCCGGTGACGCTGGCGCTGGCGCTGATCGTGCTGTGGCGGCATCGCGCCAATATCGCGCGGCTCGCGAACGGGATGGAACCGAAGATCGGAGCGTCCAAGGGGTGA